A genomic region of Pseudomonas migulae contains the following coding sequences:
- a CDS encoding magnesium and cobalt transport protein CorA, with protein sequence MSIIAAYYYDEGRRIREVSLDEHVQMDKGRSSFCWIALSEPSANELHALQATYHLHPLAIDNAMHPLCPPKLEVYNDELYIVAQTAELVGEQIKYGKMAIFTGHNHIVSVRHGNAGALGKLREQLEASPALFGKGVDYVLHAILHRIVDQYLPIFEMIEDDVLAMERRSLDDFLGREEVAHIFGLRCELTRFQRTLGAMAELVRKLVRRNFPCISAEVSPYFNDVADHVDRVQSMVNGLLQILSTVFEASSLLEAQRTGVITRQLAAWAAILAVPTAIAGIYGMNFKHMPELDTAYGYLVVLGVIAISCLFLFVRFKKAKWL encoded by the coding sequence ATGAGCATCATCGCCGCCTACTATTACGACGAAGGCAGGCGAATCCGGGAAGTTTCGCTCGATGAGCACGTCCAGATGGACAAGGGTCGCTCGAGCTTCTGCTGGATCGCGCTTAGCGAGCCCTCCGCCAATGAACTTCATGCGCTCCAAGCGACCTATCACCTTCATCCGCTGGCAATCGATAACGCGATGCATCCGCTGTGCCCGCCCAAGCTCGAAGTCTACAACGATGAGCTATACATCGTCGCTCAGACCGCCGAGCTGGTCGGTGAGCAGATCAAGTATGGCAAGATGGCGATCTTCACCGGTCACAATCATATCGTCAGCGTACGGCACGGCAACGCCGGAGCGCTAGGTAAACTTCGGGAGCAACTCGAGGCTTCACCGGCGCTCTTCGGAAAGGGTGTCGACTATGTGCTGCACGCGATCTTGCACCGCATCGTCGACCAGTATTTGCCCATCTTCGAAATGATCGAGGATGACGTCCTGGCAATGGAGAGACGGTCGTTAGACGACTTTCTCGGACGAGAAGAAGTCGCCCACATCTTCGGCCTGAGATGCGAGCTCACGCGCTTCCAACGTACGCTCGGAGCTATGGCCGAACTGGTCAGAAAGCTCGTCCGTAGGAATTTTCCCTGCATCAGCGCCGAAGTGAGTCCGTACTTCAACGATGTCGCGGATCACGTCGATCGCGTGCAGTCCATGGTCAACGGCCTCCTTCAGATCCTGTCCACGGTCTTTGAGGCAAGCAGCCTTCTGGAAGCGCAAAGGACGGGTGTGATCACCCGCCAGCTGGCGGCTTGGGCGGCAATACTGGCAGTCCCGACGGCGATCGCTGGAATATACGGCATGAACTTCAAGCACATGCCGGAGCTGGACACGGCCTACGGATACTTAGTCGTGCTCGGAGTGATAGCGATATCCTGCCTTTTCCTGTTTGTGCGCTTCAAGAAGGCTAAGTGGCTGTGA
- a CDS encoding zinc-binding alcohol dehydrogenase family protein gives MKAIGYKVPGPIAEDAALVDIDLPRPVAAGYDILVEVKAVSVNPVDYKVRNSTPPANGDWKVLGWDAAGVVREVGPDVTQFELGDEVYYAGSITRPGTNAEFHLVDARIVGHKPASLSWAEAAALPLTTLTAWEAMFVRLDVAKPVPGAAEAILIIGGAGGVGSIAVQIARQRTDLTVIATASRPETQEWVRGLGAHHVIDHSRPLSPQIAELGIGAPAFVFSTTHTEQHVADIAELIAPQGRFVLIDDPKAFDIMVFKRKAVSIHHELMFTRSIYGTPDMNEQGEILDAMAVLIDDGKIRTTLTQRLSPINAANLKTVHALIESGAAKGKIVLEGF, from the coding sequence ATGAAAGCCATTGGTTACAAGGTTCCGGGCCCCATCGCCGAGGATGCCGCGCTGGTCGACATCGATCTGCCCCGGCCTGTCGCTGCAGGATACGATATCCTGGTTGAGGTAAAGGCCGTCTCGGTCAACCCGGTCGACTACAAGGTCCGCAACAGCACGCCGCCGGCCAATGGCGATTGGAAGGTGCTGGGATGGGATGCCGCCGGGGTCGTGCGCGAGGTCGGCCCCGACGTCACGCAGTTCGAGTTAGGCGACGAGGTCTATTATGCCGGATCAATCACGCGGCCCGGTACCAATGCGGAGTTCCATCTCGTCGACGCCCGGATTGTCGGTCACAAACCTGCGTCGCTCTCCTGGGCGGAAGCGGCGGCGCTGCCGCTGACGACGTTGACGGCCTGGGAGGCGATGTTCGTCCGCCTGGACGTGGCGAAGCCCGTCCCCGGTGCGGCGGAGGCGATCCTCATCATCGGTGGCGCGGGCGGGGTTGGGTCGATCGCCGTCCAGATCGCACGACAGCGCACGGACCTCACCGTCATTGCCACCGCCTCTCGACCGGAAACCCAAGAGTGGGTAAGAGGGCTTGGAGCTCACCACGTCATCGACCATTCTCGTCCACTCTCGCCACAGATCGCCGAGCTCGGCATCGGTGCTCCCGCTTTCGTCTTTTCGACCACGCATACCGAGCAACATGTCGCCGACATCGCCGAACTGATCGCCCCACAAGGACGGTTCGTACTGATCGACGATCCCAAGGCATTCGATATCATGGTGTTCAAGCGCAAGGCGGTGTCGATCCACCACGAGCTGATGTTCACGCGGTCGATCTACGGCACACCCGACATGAATGAGCAGGGCGAGATCCTGGATGCGATGGCAGTGCTGATTGACGACGGCAAAATCCGCACGACGCTGACCCAGCGACTGTCGCCGATCAATGCCGCCAATCTGAAGACCGTGCATGCACTGATCGAAAGTGGCGCGGCAAAAGGCAAGATCGTCCTCGAAGGCTTCTAA
- a CDS encoding GlcG/HbpS family heme-binding protein, whose product MTKSIATASINRETAVALIDAAIAAARAIGIPAAVAVVDATGNLRAFERTDDAPFLTVDVAIDKAWSSASFGFPTHVWNDYVTNDPKVAPLAYRPRMVAVGGGYPILEDGKLIGGIGISGGTYQQDQDACVEALRKIGFQLPV is encoded by the coding sequence ATGACCAAATCTATTGCCACCGCTTCGATCAACCGCGAAACCGCAGTCGCCCTCATCGACGCGGCGATCGCCGCGGCCCGTGCAATCGGCATCCCGGCTGCCGTCGCCGTCGTCGACGCCACCGGTAACCTGCGCGCGTTCGAGCGCACCGACGATGCGCCGTTCCTTACCGTCGATGTTGCCATCGACAAGGCTTGGAGTTCCGCCTCGTTTGGGTTCCCGACCCATGTCTGGAACGACTATGTGACCAACGATCCAAAAGTGGCGCCGCTGGCCTATCGCCCCCGGATGGTCGCTGTCGGCGGCGGCTATCCGATTCTGGAGGATGGGAAGTTGATCGGCGGGATAGGCATCTCCGGAGGCACCTATCAGCAGGATCAGGATGCGTGTGTCGAGGCACTCAGGAAAATCGGTTTCCAGCTGCCAGTCTAA
- a CDS encoding DUF1330 domain-containing protein, which produces MMEAFVVFTREETTDPHALATYSAGVGPSFDGHDVTFLAAYGAIQHLEGSPVEGAVILRFPTMQAARDWYDSPAYQTIAAHRFAGSRYRAFIVEGQR; this is translated from the coding sequence ATGATGGAAGCGTTCGTCGTCTTTACGCGGGAAGAAACCACCGATCCGCATGCACTCGCAACCTATTCTGCAGGCGTCGGCCCATCGTTCGATGGTCACGACGTAACCTTTCTCGCCGCTTATGGCGCGATCCAGCATTTGGAGGGGTCGCCCGTCGAAGGGGCCGTAATCTTGCGTTTCCCGACGATGCAGGCCGCTCGTGATTGGTATGATAGCCCCGCCTACCAAACTATCGCTGCTCATCGCTTTGCCGGTTCCCGCTACCGCGCCTTTATCGTCGAGGGGCAGCGGTGA